The following are from one region of the Syntrophobacterales bacterium genome:
- a CDS encoding single-stranded DNA-binding protein, producing the protein MINKAILVGRLGKDPEVKYMPDGTMVTNFRIATDLQWKDKNGEKVQKTEWHSIVTYRKLAEICGKYLVKGSLVYVEGRIQTRSWEDKEGVKKYFTEIIASDMKMLDSKGQRDSDVGREEPPLPHPGVDGPLPDEDVPF; encoded by the coding sequence ATGATCAATAAGGCAATTCTGGTAGGCAGGCTGGGGAAGGATCCGGAGGTGAAGTACATGCCTGACGGTACGATGGTAACAAATTTCAGAATAGCTACTGATTTGCAGTGGAAGGATAAAAACGGCGAGAAGGTTCAAAAGACAGAATGGCACAGTATCGTAACTTATCGAAAACTGGCTGAAATCTGTGGAAAATATCTGGTTAAGGGCAGCCTTGTTTATGTCGAGGGCCGCATTCAGACCAGATCCTGGGAAGATAAAGAGGGCGTCAAGAAATATTTTACCGAGATCATCGCCTCCGATATGAAGATGCTGGATTCGAAGGGCCAGCGAGACTCCGACGTCGGGCGCGAGGAACCGCCTCTGCCGCACCCCGGGGTAGATGGCCCGCTGCCCGATGAAGACGTGCCGTTCTAA
- a CDS encoding DUF1788 domain-containing protein encodes MNRIDQLLENYRSHIQMPLRPGLPASQRVWFAVYPAEDERRLINRIDDFEMATKEAGHPWVRVDLKGSLARWLASVDEEERAEWFKNPGDIELYAKTEWKDVLTEFFQKEVDRSRTPEKTVFALTGLMDLYDFLHVSDLIEGLEKTFPGYLLVFFPGEKEGNTYRFLDARTGWNYLAAPILSEK; translated from the coding sequence ATGAATCGCATTGACCAGTTACTCGAAAACTATCGCAGCCATATTCAAATGCCGCTTCGGCCTGGGCTGCCGGCATCGCAGCGTGTGTGGTTTGCCGTTTATCCTGCCGAGGATGAAAGGCGGCTCATCAATCGCATTGACGATTTCGAGATGGCGACCAAGGAAGCCGGCCATCCTTGGGTGCGCGTCGACCTGAAAGGCAGTTTGGCCCGGTGGCTTGCCTCCGTCGATGAGGAAGAACGGGCCGAATGGTTCAAGAATCCTGGTGATATTGAACTGTATGCCAAAACCGAATGGAAAGATGTTCTCACGGAGTTTTTTCAAAAGGAGGTCGATCGTTCCAGGACACCCGAAAAAACTGTCTTTGCCCTGACGGGATTGATGGACCTTTACGACTTTCTACACGTCTCCGACTTGATTGAGGGTTTGGAAAAAACCTTCCCCGGATACCTGCTCGTTTTTTTCCCTGGCGAGAAAGAGGGGAACACCTATCGTTTTCTCGATGCACGAACTGGATGGAATTACCTCGCGGCCCCGATACTTTCCGAGAAATAA
- the brxC gene encoding BREX system P-loop protein BrxC, producing MKTKEIFLKDPLAWKLVNDGVSSNNTDDLDTLRYELESFVCEGEYLNGMRRILQGYRDSFNSPQQKAAWISGFYGCGKSHLAKVLRYLWINFAFPDGTTARSIAHLPEEITDLLTEISTLGKRHDGLHMAGGTLKSGAGSVRMRVMGLFFKSVGLPEGYPYAKFIIHLKRDGKFDAFKKAIEDQGKDFNKELGRLYTSGAVAKAYVQCNDHLKDPSQVGALLRAEYPNVDDVSMDEMRDIIREALSINGKMPCTLLVLDEIQQFIDQDAQIALDVQEVTETLSKEMDGRLMIVGTGQSALNDMPNLQRLMGRFTIKIHLKDNDVEKVVRTVVLQKREDKKAQIKQLIDKNEGEITRQLKATKIASQSEDDLAYLPDFPMLPVRRRFWERVLHSVDATGTAAQMRTQLRVVHEACRAYADAELGAIVPADFIYDQIANDLVTTGEMQKRFQEIIEQQKTKPDGILRSRICSLVFLINKLPREHGTDLGIRAEPEHLADLLSEDLVTGSTQLRQQLPVLLGAMEQDGVLMKVDSEYRLQTTEGATWEAEFRKRRATALNDQPLIAARLTQSLDKALTTALGNPSVLHGDAKERRKIVLHHGEGKPEPTDAITLWARDGFSAPEASVLADIRKLSTDDPTLHLFLPKTHADELKNAIASAQAAEETLHFKGNPTSQEGKECRQSMVTKQNAEGLRVEELIGQILGGARLFLSGGQEQSFIALKEGVEASAKQVLNRLYPKFHDGDSANWPQVYKKAKDGSPDALAQVGFTGDPQNHPVSSAIIAFMGSGKTGLEIRKKFTGIDYGWPQDAIDAVLTTLLASNHLSARINGNTLSLAEVDLKKLSQATFRTESPVLTAVQKLAIRKLFQEAGLAKIVPGDEAADARRFIAHAKMIAAQAGGDAPAPMAPAAPEIVALESLSGNELLMALHDQRDALLAKIKTWQTTGKKINKRLPAFVLAEKLVAQAAGLAEQAEWSATLTAIRANRSLLDDPDPVATVLKVAANVLRAGLTSAHKAHTDEFTAQTTRISSSPAWLKITEEKRNSLLTSAGAL from the coding sequence GTGAAAACCAAAGAAATCTTCCTCAAGGACCCACTGGCTTGGAAACTCGTCAATGATGGCGTCTCCAGTAACAATACCGATGATCTCGATACGCTGCGGTATGAACTCGAATCATTCGTGTGTGAAGGCGAATACCTCAACGGGATGCGCCGCATTCTTCAAGGCTATCGGGACAGCTTCAATAGTCCCCAGCAGAAAGCAGCATGGATCAGCGGCTTCTATGGCTGCGGTAAATCCCATCTTGCCAAAGTCCTGCGTTACCTTTGGATCAACTTCGCTTTTCCGGACGGTACCACTGCCCGTTCCATCGCCCATCTTCCCGAGGAAATCACCGATCTTCTCACCGAGATCTCGACCCTTGGCAAGCGCCATGACGGTCTGCACATGGCGGGCGGCACCCTGAAATCCGGGGCGGGCAGCGTACGCATGCGTGTCATGGGCCTGTTTTTCAAATCCGTTGGTTTGCCTGAAGGGTATCCCTACGCCAAGTTTATCATCCACTTGAAGCGGGATGGGAAGTTCGATGCCTTCAAAAAAGCTATCGAAGACCAGGGCAAGGATTTCAACAAAGAACTTGGTCGCTTATATACTTCCGGCGCAGTGGCGAAGGCATACGTCCAGTGCAATGACCACCTGAAAGATCCTTCTCAGGTGGGCGCGCTGCTCAGGGCCGAATATCCCAATGTGGACGATGTCAGCATGGATGAGATGCGCGATATTATCCGCGAAGCGCTATCCATCAATGGGAAAATGCCCTGCACGCTTCTGGTGCTTGACGAAATCCAGCAATTCATTGATCAGGACGCGCAGATCGCCCTCGACGTACAGGAAGTTACCGAGACGCTAAGCAAAGAAATGGACGGACGCCTGATGATCGTCGGTACCGGCCAGAGCGCCCTCAACGACATGCCGAATCTCCAGCGCCTGATGGGCCGTTTCACCATCAAGATTCACCTTAAAGACAACGATGTGGAAAAGGTCGTGCGCACCGTCGTCTTGCAGAAGCGTGAAGACAAAAAAGCCCAGATTAAACAGTTGATTGACAAAAACGAAGGGGAAATCACCCGCCAACTCAAGGCAACCAAAATTGCTTCGCAATCGGAGGACGATCTCGCCTACCTCCCGGACTTTCCGATGCTGCCAGTGCGCCGCCGCTTCTGGGAACGCGTTCTTCATTCCGTTGACGCGACCGGAACGGCCGCCCAGATGCGAACCCAGCTCCGTGTCGTTCACGAAGCCTGTCGTGCCTATGCCGATGCCGAACTGGGCGCCATCGTTCCTGCGGACTTCATTTACGATCAGATTGCCAATGATCTTGTCACCACCGGTGAAATGCAAAAGCGGTTTCAGGAAATCATCGAGCAGCAAAAGACCAAACCTGACGGCATCCTGCGCAGCCGCATCTGTTCACTTGTTTTTCTGATCAACAAACTTCCACGTGAACACGGCACCGACCTCGGGATCCGCGCCGAACCCGAACACCTGGCCGACTTGCTCAGTGAAGATCTCGTCACAGGCAGCACCCAACTCCGGCAGCAACTCCCCGTATTGCTGGGGGCCATGGAGCAGGATGGCGTTCTCATGAAGGTGGATAGTGAATACCGCCTGCAAACCACGGAAGGTGCCACCTGGGAGGCTGAATTCCGCAAACGGCGCGCTACCGCACTGAATGACCAACCGTTGATTGCCGCCCGACTGACCCAGTCTCTCGACAAGGCCCTGACGACAGCCCTTGGAAACCCTTCCGTGCTCCACGGCGATGCCAAGGAACGCCGTAAAATTGTTCTTCATCATGGCGAAGGCAAGCCGGAACCAACCGACGCGATTACGCTTTGGGCACGCGATGGTTTCTCGGCCCCGGAAGCATCCGTGCTGGCGGACATCCGCAAACTCAGCACCGACGACCCCACGCTCCACCTGTTCCTTCCCAAAACCCATGCCGACGAACTCAAGAACGCCATCGCCTCCGCTCAGGCCGCTGAGGAGACACTGCACTTCAAAGGCAATCCCACCTCCCAAGAGGGCAAGGAATGCCGCCAATCGATGGTCACCAAACAAAATGCCGAAGGACTGCGCGTTGAGGAACTCATCGGGCAGATCCTTGGTGGCGCACGACTCTTCCTTTCTGGTGGACAAGAGCAGTCTTTTATTGCCCTCAAGGAAGGTGTGGAAGCTTCGGCCAAACAGGTCCTCAACCGGCTCTACCCCAAGTTCCACGACGGCGACTCCGCAAATTGGCCGCAGGTGTACAAAAAAGCCAAGGATGGCTCCCCGGATGCACTGGCACAAGTCGGATTTACCGGCGACCCGCAGAACCACCCGGTATCGTCAGCGATCATCGCCTTCATGGGCTCCGGTAAGACGGGCTTGGAGATCCGCAAGAAGTTCACTGGCATCGATTACGGCTGGCCCCAGGATGCCATCGACGCCGTCTTGACTACATTACTGGCGAGCAACCATCTAAGTGCACGCATCAACGGAAACACGCTTTCGCTGGCAGAGGTGGACCTGAAAAAGCTGAGCCAAGCGACGTTTCGCACAGAGAGCCCGGTCCTTACCGCCGTCCAGAAGCTTGCCATCCGTAAACTCTTCCAGGAAGCGGGTCTTGCGAAAATTGTTCCCGGTGACGAAGCCGCCGACGCACGCCGCTTTATCGCTCATGCCAAAATGATTGCTGCGCAGGCGGGCGGGGACGCACCCGCGCCCATGGCCCCTGCCGCACCAGAGATCGTCGCCCTGGAATCCCTTTCCGGGAATGAACTTCTCATGGCGCTGCATGATCAGCGGGATGCCCTCCTGGCCAAGATCAAGACTTGGCAGACCACGGGTAAAAAGATCAACAAACGCCTTCCCGCCTTTGTGTTGGCCGAAAAACTCGTCGCCCAGGCCGCAGGACTGGCAGAGCAAGCCGAATGGTCTGCGACCCTTACCGCCATCCGCGCCAATCGCTCCCTCCTGGATGATCCTGATCCGGTCGCCACCGTACTCAAAGTAGCCGCCAATGTTTTGCGGGCAGGTCTCACCAGCGCACACAAGGCACATACCGACGAGTTCACGGCTCAGACAACGCGGATCAGCAGCAGCCCGGCTTGGCTGAAAATTACGGAAGAGAAACGCAACTCTCTGCTCACCAGTGCCGGTGCGTTGTAA
- a CDS encoding DUF4143 domain-containing protein, whose product MESIPRYFIPPADHFFLLGPRGTGKTWLTRRLFLQALRIDLLDPETLRALSARPERLRELVGARPEVRQVVIDEVQKLPILLDVVHLLIEEKQGVQFIFTGSSARKLRRGGINLLGGRAAQKTLYPFMAAELGAQFKLEEALRLGMLPIVRGGKAPEEILRAYNGLYLREEVQMEGLVRNIGNFSRFLEAISFSQAAVLNLANVARDCHVNRKTVEGYLEILEDLLLAFRVPVFTRRAKRELAAHPKFFFFDAGVFRANRPSGPLDAPSEIDGAALESLVAQHLRAWCDYSAGQHQLYYWQTRSQVEVDFVVYGEAGLYALEVKNSSQVRPEDLRGLKSFGEDFPESHRWLLYRGKERFLRDGILCVPCEEFLLRLKPGEFPT is encoded by the coding sequence ATGGAATCAATCCCGCGATATTTCATACCTCCTGCCGATCACTTCTTCCTGCTTGGCCCTCGCGGTACGGGCAAGACCTGGTTGACCAGGAGACTTTTTCTCCAGGCGCTGCGGATAGATCTTCTGGATCCGGAAACTTTACGTGCGCTGTCGGCGAGACCAGAGCGTCTGCGCGAGTTGGTAGGGGCCAGGCCGGAAGTCCGGCAGGTGGTCATCGACGAAGTGCAAAAACTGCCGATCTTACTGGATGTGGTCCATCTGCTGATCGAGGAAAAGCAGGGCGTACAGTTTATATTTACCGGCTCGAGCGCCCGCAAACTTCGGCGCGGCGGCATAAATCTCTTGGGCGGACGGGCGGCGCAAAAGACGTTGTATCCCTTCATGGCCGCCGAACTCGGCGCACAATTCAAACTGGAGGAGGCATTGCGCCTGGGCATGCTGCCAATCGTGCGGGGGGGCAAGGCACCCGAGGAAATCCTGCGCGCCTACAACGGCCTCTATCTGCGGGAAGAAGTGCAGATGGAAGGGTTAGTGCGCAATATCGGAAACTTTTCGCGCTTCCTCGAAGCCATCAGCTTTTCGCAGGCGGCCGTGCTCAACCTGGCTAACGTTGCCCGGGATTGCCACGTAAACCGCAAAACGGTGGAGGGCTATCTGGAAATATTGGAGGATCTTTTGCTCGCTTTCCGAGTACCGGTTTTCACCCGGCGGGCAAAGCGCGAACTGGCGGCACATCCGAAGTTCTTCTTTTTTGATGCTGGCGTCTTCCGCGCCAACCGGCCGTCCGGTCCCCTGGATGCTCCGTCGGAGATCGACGGAGCGGCGCTGGAGAGTCTCGTTGCCCAGCATCTGCGGGCCTGGTGCGACTATTCGGCAGGACAACACCAATTGTATTACTGGCAGACACGGTCGCAAGTAGAGGTGGATTTCGTGGTCTATGGCGAGGCTGGGTTGTACGCGCTGGAAGTGAAGAACTCCTCCCAGGTGCGGCCGGAAGATCTGCGCGGGCTTAAAAGCTTCGGCGAAGACTTTCCGGAAAGCCACCGCTGGCTGCTGTATCGGGGGAAGGAGAGATTTTTGCGAGACGGCATCCTCTGTGTACCCTGCGAGGAGTTCCTGCTTCGACTGAAACCAGGCGAGTTTCCAACATGA